In Deltaproteobacteria bacterium HGW-Deltaproteobacteria-6, a genomic segment contains:
- a CDS encoding formate dehydrogenase — translation MEIKVSSGRRTFLKRAVLLGGSALFAGVSKKIVSDPATPDKEPKPADQGYRLTAHIKKYYETAGQ, via the coding sequence ATGGAAATCAAAGTCTCAAGCGGCCGGCGGACATTCCTTAAGCGAGCGGTGTTGCTGGGCGGATCCGCCCTCTTCGCGGGGGTTAGCAAAAAAATTGTGTCCGATCCTGCCACTCCCGACAAAGAGCCGAAGCCTGCGGATCAGGGTTACCGGCTGACGGCTCATATCAAAAAATATTATGAAACGGCGGGTCAATAA
- a CDS encoding alcohol dehydrogenase — protein MVPIKKSTRIKIRAAVVCKQDGPLKIETLEMEGPQDSEALIRIVACGVCHTDISMVHHWEASDGPLVLGHEGAGVVELTGSKVKAVRPGDHVILSYQSCGTCHPCKSGRPNKCRRFYELNFGFHRADGSNALEASGVRGHFLGQSSFASHVLATERNMVKVSRKLPLKVLAPLGCGMQTGAGTVMNMLHVRRGESVAVFGTGAVGLAAVMAARVAGACPIIGVDISPYRLNVALALGATHIINSRKMNAASAIREIAANGVNYVLETTGNDQMLHLTPEIAGKKGTIAFFTGNDTPDFLPRGMKAVHVVEGDSVPQIFIPRLIKLYHSGRFPFDRLLKFYDFKDINRAMKDSLSGKTIKPVLLMER, from the coding sequence ATGGTTCCGATAAAAAAATCAACCCGCATCAAAATTCGGGCAGCCGTTGTGTGCAAACAGGACGGTCCGCTCAAAATCGAAACGCTGGAAATGGAAGGTCCGCAGGATTCGGAGGCATTAATCAGGATCGTGGCCTGCGGTGTATGTCATACGGATATCAGCATGGTGCACCACTGGGAGGCATCCGACGGACCGCTGGTGCTGGGTCATGAAGGGGCGGGCGTCGTCGAATTAACCGGAAGCAAAGTCAAGGCTGTGCGGCCCGGTGATCATGTCATTTTGTCTTATCAATCCTGCGGAACATGTCATCCATGCAAAAGCGGGAGACCGAATAAATGCCGTCGTTTTTATGAGCTGAATTTCGGTTTTCACAGAGCGGACGGGAGTAATGCCCTGGAGGCAAGCGGTGTGCGTGGCCACTTTCTGGGCCAGTCCTCCTTTGCTTCCCATGTCCTGGCAACGGAGCGCAACATGGTCAAGGTTTCCCGGAAACTGCCGTTGAAAGTTCTTGCACCGCTGGGCTGCGGAATGCAAACGGGGGCGGGTACGGTGATGAACATGCTGCATGTTCGCAGGGGTGAAAGCGTCGCCGTTTTCGGCACGGGTGCCGTCGGCCTTGCGGCCGTCATGGCGGCCCGTGTTGCGGGCGCCTGTCCGATCATCGGTGTGGATATTTCGCCATACAGGTTGAACGTCGCGCTTGCGCTGGGGGCGACGCATATCATCAACAGCCGTAAGATGAATGCGGCATCGGCCATAAGAGAAATTGCCGCAAACGGCGTGAATTACGTGCTGGAAACCACCGGCAACGACCAGATGCTTCATCTCACACCGGAGATTGCCGGAAAAAAAGGCACCATTGCCTTCTTCACCGGCAATGATACACCTGATTTTCTGCCCCGGGGGATGAAAGCCGTGCATGTTGTGGAAGGGGATTCCGTCCCGCAGATTTTCATTCCCCGGCTGATAAAATTATATCACTCGGGCCGATTTCCCTTTGATCGGCTTTTGAAGTTTTATGATTTTAAAGATATCAACCGGGCCATGAAAGATTCTTTGAGCGGCAAGACGATTAAACCCGTTCTACTCATGGAGAGATGA
- a CDS encoding OsmC family peroxiredoxin: MKRKASAVWMGGIKDGRGSLTTDSGVLSGTQYSFVSRFENGIGTNPEELIAAAHAGCFSMALSGQLGAAGLTADTIRTTATVTIEKQGDGFSITAVHLDVKAKIPGASGDAFNAAAKKAKEGCPVSKVLNASITMDTVLEP, encoded by the coding sequence ATGAAACGCAAAGCTTCAGCAGTATGGATGGGCGGAATAAAGGATGGCCGCGGATCTTTGACCACGGACAGCGGTGTCTTATCCGGGACACAATACTCATTTGTCAGCCGTTTTGAAAACGGCATCGGGACTAATCCGGAAGAACTGATTGCCGCGGCGCACGCCGGCTGCTTCTCCATGGCCCTGTCCGGACAACTGGGCGCGGCGGGGCTGACCGCCGATACCATCCGGACAACGGCAACCGTCACCATCGAAAAACAGGGCGACGGCTTTTCCATTACCGCTGTCCATCTTGACGTCAAGGCAAAAATACCCGGAGCATCCGGTGATGCCTTTAACGCAGCGGCAAAAAAAGCCAAAGAGGGATGTCCGGTATCAAAAGTACTGAATGCCAGCATTACGATGGATACCGTTTTGGAGCCCTGA